GCTCCAGCAATCGTATACATCTCTTCTTTCAGTAGATGCTGGATTCGCTGCACGATGTCGACGTCCGCCTCCGTGTAGATTCGACGCCCGGCTGCGTCCTTTCCAGGTGAGAGATGCTCGAACTCGCTCTCCCAGTACCGCAGTACGTGGGCTTCAAGATCGACGCGTTCGGCTACCTCTCCAATCGTGTACCTCTCCGGTCGCGGTCGATCTCCGGATTCTGTGTCTGTCACGTCGTCCTCTGCGTCTTCCGGCGACGCGGACGTTGGCCTGTCTTCCATATTGGACTCGGTGGACATTGCTTGAGAAAAGAGGTCCGCAGGTTGTGCGGAGTCAGGCACGGTTGAAGAGTCGGACATGTCGGTCGATCGTCGACAGAGCGTGGGAAGAAAGCTACTGTGATTTAACGGTCCAGAAGCCGTAAGTGCAACCCATCCGCATTGACCGGGCACGACGTCTGCTGCATCTTGCGAGCACCGCGTCCATCCCCTATCTGCGATCTGCCTGTGCCGACTGATTCCTGGAAATCCGACGCCTCTCTCCTCCTCGTCGTCCTGATCTGGGGCGCGAATTTCCCCATCCTTAAGGTGGCACTTGAGGCGATGCCGATTCACGTGCTGAACGTGTTTCGCTTCATCGTATCCGCGGGCGTCCTGGGAAGCATGTACCTCTGGAGCCGCAGAGGCCAGGATATGGCGACATTCTTTGCCCCATTCAAGCGCCATGCACGACGCCTCATCGTTCTGGCTCTTATCGGATACGTGTTCTACCAGGTGTGCTTCGTGGTCGGCGTCAATAATACGACGGCGGGAAGTGCGGCACTCATCATGACGAGCGCACCGATGTGGACAGCCGTCGTCGGGCAAATAGCCGGTACAGAATATCTTGGACGCTTCGCCTGGATCGGACTCGCGGTATCGATGCTCGGCACCGCGTTCGTCGTGGCCGCAGGATCCGAGACCGTGGCCGTGGGCGCCGGCTCCCTGTTCGGAAATGCTGTGATCCTGCTGGGCGCCATTCTGTGGGGAGCCTACACGGCGCTGAACAAACCCGTCGTGAGCGATATTTCCCCAGTCGCTGCCACCTTCTTCGGTATCATGATCGCGCTCCCCGTGCTCGCCGGCATTGGTGCTCCGTACGCGTCGGGCGTCGCCTGGGGCGAGGTCGACCTCTGGGTCTGGCTTGCCATTATTTTCAGTGGCGGCCTCTCCACGGGGATCGCCTTCGTGATATGGAACACCGCCGTGCGAAATGTGGGCGCCTCGAACACGGCGATCTACAACAACCTCGTGCCCCTGGTCGCGCTGGCGGGTGGCGTTCTCTTCCTCGACGAGACCGTAAATGCCTGGCAGATCGCAGGGGGCGTCCTCATCATTGCCGGCCTGGTGCTCGTGCGACGGTACCGTCTGCGTGAGGCGGCTTGAAGCAACAAGGAAAACGCTCCCAAGAGTAGCATCGCCCTGCATCCGTTCGTCAATACAGCCCCCCCTACATCCTCATCCGATGCTCAAGGATTGGAGCGATTTCACTCGCACTGGCTACGTTATCACGACCATGGCCTACACACCAATCACATCGAACGAGGAGCCTGTGACCGGATCCTTCTCGACTTCGATCCGAACGGGAAACGCCTGCTTCAACTCCTGCAGGTGCGTGATGACGAGAATCTTGGAGAAGTCCTCCCGAACCGCCTGAATCGCCTCGACCAGTCGCTCGATGCCCTCACGGTCCTGCGTGCCGAAGCCCTCATCGATCACGAGCGTCCGAACCCGCACGCCGCTCCGTTCCGCCAGCAGTTGGGCTAGGGCGAGACGTAGAGCAAAATTGACACGGAAGCTTTCCCCGCCTGAGAACGTCTCATACGGACGAGGAACGCCCTGCTCATCCGTAATGATGATCTCCAGGGTCTCCTTCGTACCGCCCGTCTTCTTATCCTTGAGCGTCTCCAGCCGCACGTTCATCTTGCCATCGGTCAATCGGTCGAGAAGCACATTTGCGCGCTCCTCAATCTCCGGCAGCGTTTCTTCGATGATGAGAGACGGAATGCCGTGCTTGCCGAAAGCGCGCCGCAGATGTTTATACAATTGCTGCTGACGCTTCGCTTCCTTTCGCGCCTTCCGAGCAGCGGTGATCGCCTTCCGGTCTTCCCGGGCCTGGTCGAGTCGTTCGTCGAGCATGCCGAGACGCTTCTGGAGCTCATTCAGACTCGTCTCCGCAGACTGCACTTCCTCTGCCTTTCTCTCTTGCTTGTTTTGAACCGCCGCCTTCCCCTGGATCTCTTCGTTTAGAGTCGCCAGGGACGACTGCAGTTCTTTTCGCTTCTCTTTTTCAGCTTCAATCTTTTCACGTACACGCTCGCGTTGCGTCTTCCAGTCATCCCGGTTGCGCTGCGCGTTGACGAGATCCTTCATCCGACCGGCCGCCTCCTTTAAATCGGCGAGCGTGTTCTTCACCTCACCGAACCGCTGGGGGTCAAAGTCGACGTTCGAAAGCTGTTGCTCCAGTTGTTCGATCTGTTTCGGCAACGGAGCGAATGCTTTCCCCGTGTCAAGGGACTCTCGCAGGTTTTCGATCTGCCGTTCCTGGTCCTCGATCTTGCGCTCCAGCTCATCCCGGCGACCTTCGAGATTATCAATTTCGCGAAGCTGCTCCTTGTACCGATCGACCTGCGCGGCCCGATTGGTGAGCGTCTCGAACGCCTCCGCATCGAAGGCAATCTCGGACATCTGCTTTCGGATCGCCTTCTTCTTCTCCCGCAGCTCGTGCCCGTACGCTTTCTCCTGTAGCTTCCGATGCAGCTCCGCCGCGGACTGCCGATCGCTCTGGAGACTCCGAACATTCTCGTCGCGAGCCCGCTTCTGCTCCAGCAACGTCGCCAGCTTCTCCGCGCTGCCGTCAAGCGGCTTCAACTCCGACTCAATCTCCCTGTACTTGGTCAGAAGGCGCTCGCGCTTCGTCTTCGACGACTCGATGTTTTGCTCGAGCTCCTTAATCCGTTCGTTCGTCGTGCGGAGCTTGGCCTGAAGCGTTTCCTCAACCTGTTCCGCGTGAGAGGCGGTAAGGTCCGTTCCACAGGTCGGACAGGCCCCTCCATCGCTCGTCCTAAGTCGCTCAAGAGTCGCTTCTGCCTCCTCCCGTTCCTCCTTTCGAGCCTCAACTTCTCCGCTGTACTCCTGCAACGTCTCGCGGATCTTCGTCCCGCGTTCTTTTACCTGCTCGAGCTTCGAATCGAGGGTTTCCTTCCGTTCAAGTTTTACTTTAACTGCCTCAACCTGCTCCGACAGCGCGTCCGTACGTGCCAGTTGCTTCTTCTCTCGCCGAATGCGTTCCTTCAGGGCATCTAGTTCCCCCTGTAGCTGCTGGCGCATTCCAACGAGACGCGTCTCGATCTGTGAAAGAGATTCTTTCATCGACTCTCGTTGATCGCGACGCTCGGCCATCTCCTTCGCCTTCGCTTTCGCGTTCCGGGCGGCCTCTAGCTTCTCTTTTAGGTCGCTCTTACGGGAAAGCTTCGGGCGTATCTCTTTCAGGTTCTTCTGGTTGTTCTTGCGCTCGACCTGGAGACGATTCAACTTTTTCTCGAGCTCGTTGCGGCGTCGCTCGAGCTCTGACGTCTTGGACTCGATCTGTTTCTCGATCCCGCGGTGAAGGTCTCGCTTCTCGTCGAGTCGTTCACGCTCTTCCTGAAGCTCCTCGTACCGCTCGTACTCTTGCTGGATTTTCTCGCTACGCGCTAAAAGATCGTCCGCCCCCTGAATCTTTTTCTGAAGCTCCTCCACCTCCTCGCGGTGAGAAGCCAGCCGTTCGTCAAGATCCTTCACTGTCGCCGTTACTGACTCGGCCTCTTGCGCCTTTGCACGAAGCGAGGCAAGCCGCTCCGTCAACGCTTTCTCTTCCTCTCGAAGGGATTCAAGTGCATCCGTTTTCTCCTTGATCTCCGACTGAACCGTACTCCGTTCCTCCTTCCACTCCGGCACATCTTCCAGTGCCTCATTCAGTCGGTCAATCTCTGTCGCCTGTCGCTCGGCCTCATCGCGTGCCACCTTCATCTTCTCTCGCGCACCCTGGGCGAGCTCCTCGTATCGCGTGAGATTGAGGATGTTGACGAGAATCTCCTTCCGCTGGCTCGGGCTCTTTTTCGTAAACTCGTCCGAGCGGCCCTGAAGCAGAAATGCCGAGTTGATAAAGGTGTCGTAGTCGAGCCCGACGGTGTCCTCGATGATCGCCTGCGTCTCCCGCTGGTGCGCGCCGGTCAGGGGCTGGTACGCCTCCTTGTCCGGCTCGTACAGCTGAAACTCAAGATCCGACGTAGTGGTCTTCCCTGTTGCCGACCGACTGAACGAGCGCTTGACACGATACCGAGCGCCTTCCACATCGAAAGTAAACGTCACCTCCATGTGCCGCGACCCGATACGAATCAGTTCGTCGTCGGGCTTGCGCTTGCCACTGGACTTACGAGCTTCGCCCCACACCGACCACGTGATCGCGTCCAGGAGAGCCGACTTCCCCTGGCCGTTTCGACCGGACAAGCACGCGACATCGAATGTGTCGAAGTCCAGAACCGGAGCGTCGGTCCCGTAGCTGAGGAAGTTTTGAAGCTCTAGACGAACAGGAACCACAGATTCGGACGGAGGGGAAATTCAGCGGATACGTCTGGATATCGCGCGGCGCGGTACCACCGTCAACCGGCTTTCAGCAAAACGGTACACGGAACGCTTTGATTCCGCATGAGCACGCAATCTTCGAAGCTGGTCGGACGCAGATAATAATTCGAGGCGGGAACCAACGGCCCTCCATCCCTAATCG
This DNA window, taken from Longibacter salinarum, encodes the following:
- a CDS encoding DMT family transporter codes for the protein MPTDSWKSDASLLLVVLIWGANFPILKVALEAMPIHVLNVFRFIVSAGVLGSMYLWSRRGQDMATFFAPFKRHARRLIVLALIGYVFYQVCFVVGVNNTTAGSAALIMTSAPMWTAVVGQIAGTEYLGRFAWIGLAVSMLGTAFVVAAGSETVAVGAGSLFGNAVILLGAILWGAYTALNKPVVSDISPVAATFFGIMIALPVLAGIGAPYASGVAWGEVDLWVWLAIIFSGGLSTGIAFVIWNTAVRNVGASNTAIYNNLVPLVALAGGVLFLDETVNAWQIAGGVLIIAGLVLVRRYRLREAA
- a CDS encoding AAA family ATPase, with the protein product MVPVRLELQNFLSYGTDAPVLDFDTFDVACLSGRNGQGKSALLDAITWSVWGEARKSSGKRKPDDELIRIGSRHMEVTFTFDVEGARYRVKRSFSRSATGKTTTSDLEFQLYEPDKEAYQPLTGAHQRETQAIIEDTVGLDYDTFINSAFLLQGRSDEFTKKSPSQRKEILVNILNLTRYEELAQGAREKMKVARDEAERQATEIDRLNEALEDVPEWKEERSTVQSEIKEKTDALESLREEEKALTERLASLRAKAQEAESVTATVKDLDERLASHREEVEELQKKIQGADDLLARSEKIQQEYERYEELQEERERLDEKRDLHRGIEKQIESKTSELERRRNELEKKLNRLQVERKNNQKNLKEIRPKLSRKSDLKEKLEAARNAKAKAKEMAERRDQRESMKESLSQIETRLVGMRQQLQGELDALKERIRREKKQLARTDALSEQVEAVKVKLERKETLDSKLEQVKERGTKIRETLQEYSGEVEARKEEREEAEATLERLRTSDGGACPTCGTDLTASHAEQVEETLQAKLRTTNERIKELEQNIESSKTKRERLLTKYREIESELKPLDGSAEKLATLLEQKRARDENVRSLQSDRQSAAELHRKLQEKAYGHELREKKKAIRKQMSEIAFDAEAFETLTNRAAQVDRYKEQLREIDNLEGRRDELERKIEDQERQIENLRESLDTGKAFAPLPKQIEQLEQQLSNVDFDPQRFGEVKNTLADLKEAAGRMKDLVNAQRNRDDWKTQRERVREKIEAEKEKRKELQSSLATLNEEIQGKAAVQNKQERKAEEVQSAETSLNELQKRLGMLDERLDQAREDRKAITAARKARKEAKRQQQLYKHLRRAFGKHGIPSLIIEETLPEIEERANVLLDRLTDGKMNVRLETLKDKKTGGTKETLEIIITDEQGVPRPYETFSGGESFRVNFALRLALAQLLAERSGVRVRTLVIDEGFGTQDREGIERLVEAIQAVREDFSKILVITHLQELKQAFPVRIEVEKDPVTGSSFDVIGV
- a CDS encoding MerR family transcriptional regulator: MSDSSTVPDSAQPADLFSQAMSTESNMEDRPTSASPEDAEDDVTDTESGDRPRPERYTIGEVAERVDLEAHVLRYWESEFEHLSPGKDAAGRRIYTEADVDIVQRIQHLLKEEMYTIAGARAVLDREGVHGRKAFRDQLQDLRDFLVRLQQQL